One Pelecanus crispus isolate bPelCri1 chromosome 14, bPelCri1.pri, whole genome shotgun sequence genomic window carries:
- the RIPOR3 gene encoding RIPOR family member 3 isoform X1: protein MSVKLTFVSPGDGGGISRSCSFTGFSTVQSRKLAKSLSRSSVRSRMSLKSPKAYNSLQKGAVIWDPKPLQVKKIFEALKKGLNEYLEAHQAELDYLSGRHKDTKRNSRLAFYYDLDKQIRSVERYIRKLEFHISKVEELYEAYCIQCRLRDGATNMKHAFSLSPSTKASRESLVELYKNYQECTEDMCFIEGALEVHLGEFHLKMKGLVGFARLCPGDQYEVFVRLGRQKWRLKGKIETDDSQTWDEEEKIFIPNLHEKFEIKVTELRGLTTILVGVVTCDSINFFTTKPKAIIVDITELGTIKLQLEVLWNPFDTENLFLSPGTTAKFSVGSRKGSLYNWTPPSTPSFREKYYLSVLQQRQNQGDVRDEAQPPSILSYLAACDFDVHGRSKPHNPAETSEADSFSSEDQKGTESRNTTPALDHRTLPLVIIQEACAEERQHPLPSHTTLDILKKTPCVDGFPNTSSSFLNRHKGSRDSFNQTRNRHLTEQEDISQKSLNAANDLKLDGRTKSIDKTLQEVLNLLKLHAVGQAQLEKLEYQVSSLRDKLKLKALHHKHSSMESLMVETVLESFDFLNADCSADELSLFGSIRTASISTYNDNTLQSLSCDLRTETRDVTTGDDSLDTLLITHLKLCKGLLQKLRSPNVAQVVQESILEEVSEQTRVLGDVLHMSVEEIIQKTKKKKHYLKIWSDLAEPGSILFASAERFRYALKYTLTFKVKEKYPGQLEAVLQRLLEQIITCDGLLPSLYLQTEPVTLFQFYSYLEKHHVTSLEKHLGKLAKEVMIIEELQCPGRLKTLKKLKGKRLNKLQPLPQTLRLLGILQLDDNHRVSKAATSCLSRAAANKNFREKALFFYTDVLADCDARLQQAACLALKNLRGVESIEQVAHLCQSETEEVRNAARETTLSFGEKGRQAFEKMDRICCELRETVQQEAEIEITVF from the exons ATGTCGGTCAAACTCACATTTGTCTCTCCTGGTGATGGGGGTGGTATCAGCAGGAGTTGTTCCTTCACTGGATTCAGCActgtgcaaagcagaaaattagc AAAGTCTCTCAGCAGAAGTTCAGTGAGATCAAGAATGTCACTGAAATCCCCCAAGGCTTATAATTCCCTGCAGAAGGGGGCAGTCATCTGGGATCCAAAGCCACTGCAGGTGAAGAAAATTTTTGAAGCTTTGAAGAAAGGACTTAA tgAATACTTGGAAGCACATCAAGCTGAATTGGATTATCTCTCTGGTCGACACAAAGATACAAAAAGGAACTCCAGATTG GCTTTCTACTATGACCTGGATAAG CAAATCCGCTCTGTGGAGAGATACATCAGAAAACTGGAGTTTCACATAAGCAAG GTAGAAGAACTCTATGAAGCTTACTGTATCCAGTGCAGACTACGAGATGGGGCCACTAACATGAAACATGCCTTTTCCTTGTCTCCTTCCACCAAAGCCTCCAGAGAGAGCCTAGTGGAGCTTTACAAGAACTACCAAGAGTGCACAGAG GACATGTGCTTTATAGAAGGGGCATTGGAGGTCCATTTGGGAGAGTTTCACTTGAAGATGAAAG gGTTGGTGGGCTTTGCACGTCTCTGCCCGGGGGACCAGTATGAG GTGTTTGTGCGACTGGGGCGCCAAAAATGGAGGTTGAAAGGCAAGATTGAGACCGATGACAGCCAAACGTgggatgaggaagaaaagatttttatacCCAATCTCCATGAGAAGTTTGAAATCAAG GTGACAGAGCTGCGAGGACTGACCACTATTCTAGTTGGTGTCGTGACATGTGACAGCATAAACTTCTTTACAACCAAGCCTAAGGCAATCATTGTGGATATAACTGAACTGGGCACGATCAAGCTACAGCTGGAGGTCCTCTGGAA CCCCTTTGACACAGAGAACCTGTTTTTGTCACCTGGAACCACTGCCAAGTTTTCTGTGGGCAGCAGGAAGGGCTCGTTGTACAACTGGACCCCACCAAGTACTCCCAGCTTCAGAGAGAAATACTACCTG TCTGTTTTGCAACAAAGGCAGAACCAAGGGGATGTAAGAGATGAAGCTCAGCCTCCCAGCATATTGAGCTACTTGGCTGCCTGTGATTTTGATGTACATGGGAGAAGCAAGCCTCACAATCCTGCAGAGACAAGTGAGGCAGACTCATTCAGCTCTGAGGATCAGAAAGGGACAGAATCCAGAAATACAACTCCAGCTCTAGACCATAGGACATTGCCATTGGTGATTATTCAAGAGGCTTGTGCAGAAGAGCGACAGCATCCTCTTCCAAGTCACACAACTCTAGATATCCTGAAGAAGACTCCGTGTGTGGATGGATTTCCAAATACCTCATCTAGTTTTCTGAATCGTCACAAAGGTAGTAGAGATTCTTTCAACCAGACCAGAAATCGCCATCTGACAGAGCAAGAAGACATTAGCCAGAAAAGCTTGAATGCTGCAAATGATCTAAAACTAGATGGACGTACAAAGTCAATTGATAAGACTCTCCAAGAAGTGTTAAATTTGCTGAAATTACATGCTGTGGGACAAGCCCAGCTGGAGAAATTGGAATACCAGGTTTCATCTCTGAGGGATAAATTAAAG CTAAAGGCACTTCATCACAAGCATTCATCGATGGAAAGTTTAATGGTGGAGACAGTACTGGAaagttttgactttttaaacGCTGACTGTAGTGCTGATGAGCTTTCATTATTCGGAAGCATAAGAACAGCCAGTATCAG CACATACAATGACAACACGCTTCAGTCCCTCAGCTGTGACCTGAGAACAGAAACAAGAGACGTAACTACCGGTGATGACAGCTTAGACACGCTTTTGATAACTCATCTGAAGCTGTGCAAAGGTCTTTTGCAG aaactgaGGTCACCAAATGTAGCCCAGGTTGTCCAGGAGAGCATTTTGGAAGAAGTATCGGAGCAGACGCGAGTCCTGGGGGATGTCTTGCATATGTCTGTTGAAGAAA TTATTCAAAAGACTAAGAAGAAGAAGCACTATCTGAAAATCTGGAGTGAtctggcagagcctggcagcaTCTTGTTTGCTTCAGCAGAAAGATTCCGTTATGCACTAAAATACACGTTGACGTtcaaagtgaaggaaaaataccCCGGTCAATTAGAAGCAG TATTGCAGAGGTTGCTAGAGCAGATCATCACCTGTGACGGGTTGCTCCCCTCTCTGTACCTCCAAACAGAACCGGTTACTTTATTCCAATTTTATAGCTACCTGGAGAAACACCACGTTACCAGCCTGGAGAAACACTTGGGAAAACTTGCTAAAGAAG TAATGATAATTGAGGAGCTACAATGCCCTGGACGGCTGAAGACCcttaaaaaattgaaaggaaagcGACTGAACAAGCTCCAACCTCTACCGCAGACTTTACGGCTACTGGGGATTTTACAGCTAGACGACAACCACCGCGTCAGCAAAGCAGCCACATCCTGCCTCTCCCGTGCGGCAGCAAACAAGAACTTTAGGGAAAAG GCTCTCTTTTtttacactgatgttttagctgacTGTGATGCAAGACTTCAGCAAGCTGCATGTTTGGCTCTTAAAAACCTCAGA GGTGTTGAGAGTATTGAGCAGGTTGCCCACCTGTGCCAATCTGAAACAGAGGAAGTTAGGAATGCAGCCAGGGAAACGACGCTATCCTTTG GTGAAAAGGGACGGCAAGCCTTCGAGAAAATGGACAGGATTTGCTGTGAATTGAGAGAAACTGTACAACAAGAGGCTGAAATCGAAATCACAGTATTTTAG
- the RIPOR3 gene encoding RIPOR family member 3 isoform X2, with translation MSVKLTFVSPGDGGGISRSCSFTGFSTVQSRKLAEYLEAHQAELDYLSGRHKDTKRNSRLAFYYDLDKQIRSVERYIRKLEFHISKVEELYEAYCIQCRLRDGATNMKHAFSLSPSTKASRESLVELYKNYQECTEDMCFIEGALEVHLGEFHLKMKGLVGFARLCPGDQYEVFVRLGRQKWRLKGKIETDDSQTWDEEEKIFIPNLHEKFEIKVTELRGLTTILVGVVTCDSINFFTTKPKAIIVDITELGTIKLQLEVLWNPFDTENLFLSPGTTAKFSVGSRKGSLYNWTPPSTPSFREKYYLSVLQQRQNQGDVRDEAQPPSILSYLAACDFDVHGRSKPHNPAETSEADSFSSEDQKGTESRNTTPALDHRTLPLVIIQEACAEERQHPLPSHTTLDILKKTPCVDGFPNTSSSFLNRHKGSRDSFNQTRNRHLTEQEDISQKSLNAANDLKLDGRTKSIDKTLQEVLNLLKLHAVGQAQLEKLEYQVSSLRDKLKLKALHHKHSSMESLMVETVLESFDFLNADCSADELSLFGSIRTASISTYNDNTLQSLSCDLRTETRDVTTGDDSLDTLLITHLKLCKGLLQKLRSPNVAQVVQESILEEVSEQTRVLGDVLHMSVEEIIQKTKKKKHYLKIWSDLAEPGSILFASAERFRYALKYTLTFKVKEKYPGQLEAVLQRLLEQIITCDGLLPSLYLQTEPVTLFQFYSYLEKHHVTSLEKHLGKLAKEVMIIEELQCPGRLKTLKKLKGKRLNKLQPLPQTLRLLGILQLDDNHRVSKAATSCLSRAAANKNFREKALFFYTDVLADCDARLQQAACLALKNLRGVESIEQVAHLCQSETEEVRNAARETTLSFGEKGRQAFEKMDRICCELRETVQQEAEIEITVF, from the exons ATGTCGGTCAAACTCACATTTGTCTCTCCTGGTGATGGGGGTGGTATCAGCAGGAGTTGTTCCTTCACTGGATTCAGCActgtgcaaagcagaaaattagc tgAATACTTGGAAGCACATCAAGCTGAATTGGATTATCTCTCTGGTCGACACAAAGATACAAAAAGGAACTCCAGATTG GCTTTCTACTATGACCTGGATAAG CAAATCCGCTCTGTGGAGAGATACATCAGAAAACTGGAGTTTCACATAAGCAAG GTAGAAGAACTCTATGAAGCTTACTGTATCCAGTGCAGACTACGAGATGGGGCCACTAACATGAAACATGCCTTTTCCTTGTCTCCTTCCACCAAAGCCTCCAGAGAGAGCCTAGTGGAGCTTTACAAGAACTACCAAGAGTGCACAGAG GACATGTGCTTTATAGAAGGGGCATTGGAGGTCCATTTGGGAGAGTTTCACTTGAAGATGAAAG gGTTGGTGGGCTTTGCACGTCTCTGCCCGGGGGACCAGTATGAG GTGTTTGTGCGACTGGGGCGCCAAAAATGGAGGTTGAAAGGCAAGATTGAGACCGATGACAGCCAAACGTgggatgaggaagaaaagatttttatacCCAATCTCCATGAGAAGTTTGAAATCAAG GTGACAGAGCTGCGAGGACTGACCACTATTCTAGTTGGTGTCGTGACATGTGACAGCATAAACTTCTTTACAACCAAGCCTAAGGCAATCATTGTGGATATAACTGAACTGGGCACGATCAAGCTACAGCTGGAGGTCCTCTGGAA CCCCTTTGACACAGAGAACCTGTTTTTGTCACCTGGAACCACTGCCAAGTTTTCTGTGGGCAGCAGGAAGGGCTCGTTGTACAACTGGACCCCACCAAGTACTCCCAGCTTCAGAGAGAAATACTACCTG TCTGTTTTGCAACAAAGGCAGAACCAAGGGGATGTAAGAGATGAAGCTCAGCCTCCCAGCATATTGAGCTACTTGGCTGCCTGTGATTTTGATGTACATGGGAGAAGCAAGCCTCACAATCCTGCAGAGACAAGTGAGGCAGACTCATTCAGCTCTGAGGATCAGAAAGGGACAGAATCCAGAAATACAACTCCAGCTCTAGACCATAGGACATTGCCATTGGTGATTATTCAAGAGGCTTGTGCAGAAGAGCGACAGCATCCTCTTCCAAGTCACACAACTCTAGATATCCTGAAGAAGACTCCGTGTGTGGATGGATTTCCAAATACCTCATCTAGTTTTCTGAATCGTCACAAAGGTAGTAGAGATTCTTTCAACCAGACCAGAAATCGCCATCTGACAGAGCAAGAAGACATTAGCCAGAAAAGCTTGAATGCTGCAAATGATCTAAAACTAGATGGACGTACAAAGTCAATTGATAAGACTCTCCAAGAAGTGTTAAATTTGCTGAAATTACATGCTGTGGGACAAGCCCAGCTGGAGAAATTGGAATACCAGGTTTCATCTCTGAGGGATAAATTAAAG CTAAAGGCACTTCATCACAAGCATTCATCGATGGAAAGTTTAATGGTGGAGACAGTACTGGAaagttttgactttttaaacGCTGACTGTAGTGCTGATGAGCTTTCATTATTCGGAAGCATAAGAACAGCCAGTATCAG CACATACAATGACAACACGCTTCAGTCCCTCAGCTGTGACCTGAGAACAGAAACAAGAGACGTAACTACCGGTGATGACAGCTTAGACACGCTTTTGATAACTCATCTGAAGCTGTGCAAAGGTCTTTTGCAG aaactgaGGTCACCAAATGTAGCCCAGGTTGTCCAGGAGAGCATTTTGGAAGAAGTATCGGAGCAGACGCGAGTCCTGGGGGATGTCTTGCATATGTCTGTTGAAGAAA TTATTCAAAAGACTAAGAAGAAGAAGCACTATCTGAAAATCTGGAGTGAtctggcagagcctggcagcaTCTTGTTTGCTTCAGCAGAAAGATTCCGTTATGCACTAAAATACACGTTGACGTtcaaagtgaaggaaaaataccCCGGTCAATTAGAAGCAG TATTGCAGAGGTTGCTAGAGCAGATCATCACCTGTGACGGGTTGCTCCCCTCTCTGTACCTCCAAACAGAACCGGTTACTTTATTCCAATTTTATAGCTACCTGGAGAAACACCACGTTACCAGCCTGGAGAAACACTTGGGAAAACTTGCTAAAGAAG TAATGATAATTGAGGAGCTACAATGCCCTGGACGGCTGAAGACCcttaaaaaattgaaaggaaagcGACTGAACAAGCTCCAACCTCTACCGCAGACTTTACGGCTACTGGGGATTTTACAGCTAGACGACAACCACCGCGTCAGCAAAGCAGCCACATCCTGCCTCTCCCGTGCGGCAGCAAACAAGAACTTTAGGGAAAAG GCTCTCTTTTtttacactgatgttttagctgacTGTGATGCAAGACTTCAGCAAGCTGCATGTTTGGCTCTTAAAAACCTCAGA GGTGTTGAGAGTATTGAGCAGGTTGCCCACCTGTGCCAATCTGAAACAGAGGAAGTTAGGAATGCAGCCAGGGAAACGACGCTATCCTTTG GTGAAAAGGGACGGCAAGCCTTCGAGAAAATGGACAGGATTTGCTGTGAATTGAGAGAAACTGTACAACAAGAGGCTGAAATCGAAATCACAGTATTTTAG
- the RIPOR3 gene encoding RIPOR family member 3 isoform X3 encodes MCFIEGALEVHLGEFHLKMKGLVGFARLCPGDQYEVFVRLGRQKWRLKGKIETDDSQTWDEEEKIFIPNLHEKFEIKVTELRGLTTILVGVVTCDSINFFTTKPKAIIVDITELGTIKLQLEVLWNPFDTENLFLSPGTTAKFSVGSRKGSLYNWTPPSTPSFREKYYLSVLQQRQNQGDVRDEAQPPSILSYLAACDFDVHGRSKPHNPAETSEADSFSSEDQKGTESRNTTPALDHRTLPLVIIQEACAEERQHPLPSHTTLDILKKTPCVDGFPNTSSSFLNRHKGSRDSFNQTRNRHLTEQEDISQKSLNAANDLKLDGRTKSIDKTLQEVLNLLKLHAVGQAQLEKLEYQVSSLRDKLKLKALHHKHSSMESLMVETVLESFDFLNADCSADELSLFGSIRTASISTYNDNTLQSLSCDLRTETRDVTTGDDSLDTLLITHLKLCKGLLQKLRSPNVAQVVQESILEEVSEQTRVLGDVLHMSVEEIIQKTKKKKHYLKIWSDLAEPGSILFASAERFRYALKYTLTFKVKEKYPGQLEAVLQRLLEQIITCDGLLPSLYLQTEPVTLFQFYSYLEKHHVTSLEKHLGKLAKEVMIIEELQCPGRLKTLKKLKGKRLNKLQPLPQTLRLLGILQLDDNHRVSKAATSCLSRAAANKNFREKALFFYTDVLADCDARLQQAACLALKNLRGVESIEQVAHLCQSETEEVRNAARETTLSFGEKGRQAFEKMDRICCELRETVQQEAEIEITVF; translated from the exons ATGTGCTTTATAGAAGGGGCATTGGAGGTCCATTTGGGAGAGTTTCACTTGAAGATGAAAG gGTTGGTGGGCTTTGCACGTCTCTGCCCGGGGGACCAGTATGAG GTGTTTGTGCGACTGGGGCGCCAAAAATGGAGGTTGAAAGGCAAGATTGAGACCGATGACAGCCAAACGTgggatgaggaagaaaagatttttatacCCAATCTCCATGAGAAGTTTGAAATCAAG GTGACAGAGCTGCGAGGACTGACCACTATTCTAGTTGGTGTCGTGACATGTGACAGCATAAACTTCTTTACAACCAAGCCTAAGGCAATCATTGTGGATATAACTGAACTGGGCACGATCAAGCTACAGCTGGAGGTCCTCTGGAA CCCCTTTGACACAGAGAACCTGTTTTTGTCACCTGGAACCACTGCCAAGTTTTCTGTGGGCAGCAGGAAGGGCTCGTTGTACAACTGGACCCCACCAAGTACTCCCAGCTTCAGAGAGAAATACTACCTG TCTGTTTTGCAACAAAGGCAGAACCAAGGGGATGTAAGAGATGAAGCTCAGCCTCCCAGCATATTGAGCTACTTGGCTGCCTGTGATTTTGATGTACATGGGAGAAGCAAGCCTCACAATCCTGCAGAGACAAGTGAGGCAGACTCATTCAGCTCTGAGGATCAGAAAGGGACAGAATCCAGAAATACAACTCCAGCTCTAGACCATAGGACATTGCCATTGGTGATTATTCAAGAGGCTTGTGCAGAAGAGCGACAGCATCCTCTTCCAAGTCACACAACTCTAGATATCCTGAAGAAGACTCCGTGTGTGGATGGATTTCCAAATACCTCATCTAGTTTTCTGAATCGTCACAAAGGTAGTAGAGATTCTTTCAACCAGACCAGAAATCGCCATCTGACAGAGCAAGAAGACATTAGCCAGAAAAGCTTGAATGCTGCAAATGATCTAAAACTAGATGGACGTACAAAGTCAATTGATAAGACTCTCCAAGAAGTGTTAAATTTGCTGAAATTACATGCTGTGGGACAAGCCCAGCTGGAGAAATTGGAATACCAGGTTTCATCTCTGAGGGATAAATTAAAG CTAAAGGCACTTCATCACAAGCATTCATCGATGGAAAGTTTAATGGTGGAGACAGTACTGGAaagttttgactttttaaacGCTGACTGTAGTGCTGATGAGCTTTCATTATTCGGAAGCATAAGAACAGCCAGTATCAG CACATACAATGACAACACGCTTCAGTCCCTCAGCTGTGACCTGAGAACAGAAACAAGAGACGTAACTACCGGTGATGACAGCTTAGACACGCTTTTGATAACTCATCTGAAGCTGTGCAAAGGTCTTTTGCAG aaactgaGGTCACCAAATGTAGCCCAGGTTGTCCAGGAGAGCATTTTGGAAGAAGTATCGGAGCAGACGCGAGTCCTGGGGGATGTCTTGCATATGTCTGTTGAAGAAA TTATTCAAAAGACTAAGAAGAAGAAGCACTATCTGAAAATCTGGAGTGAtctggcagagcctggcagcaTCTTGTTTGCTTCAGCAGAAAGATTCCGTTATGCACTAAAATACACGTTGACGTtcaaagtgaaggaaaaataccCCGGTCAATTAGAAGCAG TATTGCAGAGGTTGCTAGAGCAGATCATCACCTGTGACGGGTTGCTCCCCTCTCTGTACCTCCAAACAGAACCGGTTACTTTATTCCAATTTTATAGCTACCTGGAGAAACACCACGTTACCAGCCTGGAGAAACACTTGGGAAAACTTGCTAAAGAAG TAATGATAATTGAGGAGCTACAATGCCCTGGACGGCTGAAGACCcttaaaaaattgaaaggaaagcGACTGAACAAGCTCCAACCTCTACCGCAGACTTTACGGCTACTGGGGATTTTACAGCTAGACGACAACCACCGCGTCAGCAAAGCAGCCACATCCTGCCTCTCCCGTGCGGCAGCAAACAAGAACTTTAGGGAAAAG GCTCTCTTTTtttacactgatgttttagctgacTGTGATGCAAGACTTCAGCAAGCTGCATGTTTGGCTCTTAAAAACCTCAGA GGTGTTGAGAGTATTGAGCAGGTTGCCCACCTGTGCCAATCTGAAACAGAGGAAGTTAGGAATGCAGCCAGGGAAACGACGCTATCCTTTG GTGAAAAGGGACGGCAAGCCTTCGAGAAAATGGACAGGATTTGCTGTGAATTGAGAGAAACTGTACAACAAGAGGCTGAAATCGAAATCACAGTATTTTAG